One genomic segment of Gemmatimonadaceae bacterium includes these proteins:
- a CDS encoding glycosyltransferase family 4 protein codes for MDGSRLKVLYASHGYTTHDYRFLHSFAGAGWDTTHVPMLDDQLEARPRPDGVLTERWTRHQRAPASSADWRHRRDRLAEIVERTHPSVVIAGPIQSVAFIAALARVSPLMAVSWGSDLLVDADLTSRSQFVTRHTLARSDAVFGDCLAVREAVRRHSCIAEGRIVTFPWGIDLRRFSPGKSSFVFRDELGWESNEIFISTRSWEPVYAIEVLVHAFAKVVGQRPRARLLLLGDGSQEASIRSIVNDLGLDAVVHAPGRVNQDHLPDYFRLADVYVSSALSDGTSVSLLEAMACGLPVVVTNAFGNLEWVEEGVNGALATPGSVDALATAMLSIPVRPADKAGMRAANVAKARSRADWDANFPALVTLVESLADSLRNE; via the coding sequence ATGGACGGATCTCGGCTGAAAGTCCTTTACGCTTCACACGGGTATACGACCCACGATTACCGTTTTCTACATTCGTTTGCTGGCGCCGGCTGGGACACTACCCATGTTCCGATGCTGGACGACCAACTGGAGGCGCGGCCGCGCCCCGATGGTGTTTTGACCGAACGGTGGACCAGACACCAACGGGCACCGGCGAGTAGCGCCGATTGGCGGCATCGACGCGACCGGTTGGCCGAAATAGTAGAGCGGACGCACCCTTCAGTCGTCATTGCCGGCCCCATCCAGTCAGTGGCTTTTATCGCCGCCCTTGCTCGCGTCAGTCCTCTGATGGCCGTTTCGTGGGGATCGGATCTTCTGGTCGACGCTGACCTGACGTCCCGCTCGCAATTCGTTACCCGGCATACGCTGGCGCGGTCTGACGCTGTGTTTGGCGACTGCCTCGCTGTCCGCGAGGCCGTGCGGCGCCATTCCTGCATTGCTGAGGGCCGCATCGTTACGTTTCCGTGGGGAATCGATCTTCGCCGGTTCAGTCCGGGTAAGTCGTCATTCGTGTTTCGGGACGAGCTTGGCTGGGAGTCGAACGAGATTTTCATCTCCACGCGAAGCTGGGAGCCGGTGTACGCGATCGAGGTGCTGGTCCATGCGTTTGCGAAGGTCGTCGGCCAGCGACCCCGGGCGCGACTGCTGCTGCTCGGCGATGGATCTCAGGAAGCATCCATCCGATCGATAGTGAACGACCTTGGGCTCGATGCTGTTGTACACGCGCCCGGAAGGGTGAATCAGGACCATCTGCCAGACTACTTCCGTCTTGCGGATGTTTATGTCAGCTCAGCGCTGAGCGACGGAACTTCGGTGTCGCTGCTCGAGGCAATGGCGTGCGGGCTGCCGGTTGTCGTCACCAATGCTTTTGGAAATCTTGAATGGGTGGAGGAGGGAGTGAACGGAGCATTGGCAACGCCGGGAAGCGTAGACGCGCTCGCGACCGCGATGCTGTCGATACCCGTCCGGCCCGCCGACAAAGCGGGCATGCGCGCTGCCAATGTAGCGAAGGCGCGCAGCCGGGCGGATTGGGACGCGAATTTTCCGGCGCTGGTAACGCTCGTTGAATCGCTGGCAGACTCCCTACGAAACGAATGA
- a CDS encoding N-acetylneuraminate synthase family protein, giving the protein MPSLEIAGRGVGDAHPTYFIADIAANHDGDLARSVDLIHLAAEAGADAAKFQHFRAEHIVSRLGFESGPKVSHQGAWKKTVFEVYRAASVPWEWTEHLSAACADAGIHFFSSPYDLAAVDMLEPYVPAYKIGSGDITWIEALEHIAAKGKPVLLATGASDIGEVERAVGAILSINRRLLLMQCNTNYTGSAENYRFVNLRVLSLFRSMYPALVLGLSDHTPGHSAVLGAVALGARAIEKHFTDDRGREGPDHPFSLDAAAWREMVDRTRELEQCLGDGQKIVEYNERDTVVIQRRCLRAAQDLRAGSILSDEDLEALRPAPPDAIFPFDRSRVVGRPLKRDLERGDYPRWTDLG; this is encoded by the coding sequence ATGCCGTCCCTGGAGATTGCCGGACGCGGCGTCGGAGATGCTCACCCCACCTATTTCATTGCCGATATCGCCGCCAACCACGACGGAGATCTGGCACGCTCTGTCGACCTCATCCACCTCGCGGCGGAAGCGGGCGCCGATGCTGCAAAATTTCAGCATTTTCGCGCCGAGCACATCGTGAGCCGGCTCGGCTTCGAGTCCGGACCGAAAGTGTCGCATCAGGGTGCCTGGAAAAAAACGGTGTTCGAAGTTTATCGGGCCGCGTCGGTTCCCTGGGAATGGACAGAGCACCTCAGCGCAGCGTGTGCGGACGCGGGCATCCATTTCTTCTCGTCACCTTATGATCTCGCAGCCGTGGACATGCTGGAGCCGTATGTGCCTGCATACAAGATAGGCTCGGGCGACATCACGTGGATTGAAGCCCTCGAACATATCGCAGCAAAGGGAAAACCTGTTCTTCTCGCAACCGGCGCGTCCGATATTGGCGAGGTCGAGCGTGCGGTCGGTGCAATTCTTTCGATCAACCGACGGCTGCTTTTGATGCAGTGCAATACCAATTACACGGGTAGCGCCGAAAATTACAGATTCGTCAATCTTCGGGTGTTGTCGCTGTTCAGGTCGATGTATCCCGCGCTCGTTCTCGGACTCAGCGATCATACACCGGGACACTCGGCAGTGCTGGGTGCGGTGGCGCTCGGTGCGCGTGCAATCGAGAAACATTTCACTGATGATCGCGGGCGTGAGGGTCCCGACCACCCGTTTTCGCTCGACGCCGCGGCCTGGCGTGAGATGGTCGACCGAACCCGCGAGCTTGAACAGTGTCTCGGCGACGGCCAGAAAATCGTCGAGTACAACGAACGGGATACCGTGGTCATTCAACGACGCTGCCTGCGTGCGGCGCAGGATCTTAGAGCCGGCAGCATACTTTCCGATGAAGACCTCGAAGCCCTGCGGCCTGCGCCGCCGGACGCGATATTCCCGTTCGACAGGTCTCGTGTGGTCGGACGTCCGCTGAAGCGTGATCTCGAGCGCGGCGACTACCCCAGATGGACGGATCTCGGCTGA
- a CDS encoding SDR family oxidoreductase, with translation MLLVTGASGFLGSNIAREAIVAGVPVRGTYHRNAFRMDGLQVFGVDLSQAAEVRDLLTRTKPDWVVNCAAYTNVDDCEVNPDRARLLNVGLPQTLAAECANAGIRMMHVSTDSVFDGRRGGYSEEDSPAPLNVYAQTKLEGEHAVTAALSGALVVRTNFIGVSPGSDAGLADWIAGKFERKERVSGFTDVVFAPLLANEVARIALEMMQVGLQGLYHVSARDSVSKYEFACRLGEALGAGREMVDPTSIEAAGLRARRPMNTSLSPRKTECALGRQMPEVDAAIGAYAELRAAETAAVSGLSTRV, from the coding sequence ATGCTCCTCGTGACGGGTGCCAGCGGGTTTCTTGGCAGCAACATCGCCAGAGAAGCTATCGTCGCCGGTGTTCCGGTAAGAGGTACGTATCACCGTAATGCATTCCGCATGGACGGCTTGCAGGTGTTCGGTGTCGACCTGTCTCAGGCAGCCGAGGTCCGAGACCTCCTGACTCGTACGAAGCCAGATTGGGTCGTCAATTGCGCCGCATATACCAACGTCGACGACTGCGAAGTCAATCCCGATCGCGCGCGTTTGTTAAATGTCGGCCTGCCGCAGACGTTGGCAGCCGAATGCGCGAATGCGGGCATCCGCATGATGCATGTTTCGACAGACTCGGTCTTTGATGGCAGACGGGGAGGCTACAGCGAGGAGGATTCCCCGGCACCGCTCAACGTCTACGCGCAAACCAAGCTCGAGGGGGAGCACGCGGTAACTGCAGCGTTGTCCGGTGCCTTGGTGGTGAGGACCAATTTTATTGGCGTCTCGCCGGGAAGTGACGCCGGGCTGGCTGACTGGATCGCGGGAAAATTCGAGCGAAAGGAGCGGGTTTCGGGATTCACCGATGTCGTCTTTGCTCCGCTCCTGGCCAACGAGGTGGCCCGGATTGCACTGGAAATGATGCAGGTTGGCCTGCAGGGTCTCTATCATGTGAGTGCGCGGGATTCTGTGAGCAAGTACGAGTTCGCCTGTCGTCTCGGCGAGGCACTCGGTGCGGGCAGAGAGATGGTGGATCCGACTTCCATCGAGGCTGCCGGCCTGCGGGCGCGGCGCCCGATGAACACGTCCCTGTCACCCCGGAAGACGGAATGCGCGCTTGGCCGCCAAATGCCTGAAGTGGACGCCGCTATCGGCGCCTATGCGGAACTCCGCGCCGCGGAGACGGCGGCGGTGTCAGGCTTGTCGACCAGGGTCTGA